AGTGGAACAAACCGGAATTGTACTTGGCGTCGGCCCGGCGGCACACGTCACGCACGAACCGCGCGTAGATGTCCGCTCGCTCGCAAAGCTTGGCCAGCCGCCCGTACGGTTCCAAGCCCCGGTCCTCGGCCATCCGCAAAAACACGATGCGGTCGATGGTCAATTGAACGGCGGCGTTGAGGTTATCGGTCGAGATCTCAGGATTGCGCAAGGCGATGTTGCGTGCCAGGTTTTCGCGCCAGGTCTCGATTTCCTTGAGAAACTCGTTGTCCACTTCCGACGTGCCGCGTTTGCGCTTGGACGCGGAAAACTTATCGTACGCGCCCGACCAGACCGCTTCGCGCGAAAACACGTCCCATATCTCGTGCCACTGGTCGGGGTATTGCTCGAACCCCATATAGCTGATTCGGCCCCGGCTGGCCTTCTCGCCCTGGCGCGGCCGCAACGAGCAATCGTACACCGCCAGTTCCTCGAAATCCGTCAGGATCGACAACGGTATCTTGGCGCTCCAACCGTAGCGCCGCAGTTGGTAGGCCGAAGCGGGGTCGGCGTTGATATTGACGCCGCATTTTTTGGCTTCGGCGTAAAACTTCGGCATCGTGCCGACGCGAAACGCGTAATCGGGGGCCTTTTGGTGGCCTTCGTCATCGAGGCTGTCTTCGGGCACGACCTCGCGGTACTGCGGCGCGGTCATCGCCGAGTTGCGGACATCCCAACCCAACGCCTCGAAAAACGGGTCGATCAGCGATTGCCGAACGTGGGCTTCCTTGACGCCGGGCGCGAGAAAATTCTGGTGGTTTGTTGCGAAATAACGGCAGAGTTCCGCAATTCGGTCTTGGCTTTCCGCAAAAGTCTTTATCATCGCGAACGACTCCCTGGGAAAAACATCTTTTCGATAGTTCGCCGAATTTATCCCGGATGATATTGGTATGCAACGGTCGCGCCTATATCGTTTCTTGGCAAGTGGAAAGCGTTCGTCCCTTCTGGGATGCCGACGGCTTGGCACACAGCGATTTACAGCACCGGTGGGAATACCGTCAGCGGGTCGAGCGCCGTGGGCAGCGTTTCGTCCGCTGTCTCCCATGCTTGTTGGAACTTGTCGAAATCGGCGGACTCGGGCTTGTTCATCAGGTCGGGGGCCAATCCGCCGGCGCGAATGAGTTCCAACGCGGAGGGCGCGGGCCGCGGCTCCCGGTCGCTCGGCGGGATGACGCCCGAGGCGGCGATGGATCGACTCACCGGCTGCGAAAGAAGCAGATAGGCCCACCACTTCAGGTGGCAGTAATCAAGAAACAGTTCGGGATTCGGTATTCCGTACGCGGAGCGCCGCTCCAGAATGCGTTCCAAGTCGACCAGGGTGAAACCGCCGTCCCCGGCCAGTTGGCGTATGAACGCATTGTATGAGGGCCGCGTGCGGGTCAGCGGATTGATTTGCGCGACGAGGCGATAGAACTCACGGGCTTGCTCGTGGCGTTCGAGCTTTTCGTAACACTGCGCAATGAGATAAGCGCCGGCGGCTTGGTTGCGGCTTTTCGCGAACGCCTCGATGGCCTCGTTCCATTTCTTTTTTTCCTGCAGGCGCCTGCCTTTCCTCATCCACTCATCGAGGACCGGCTCGGGCGTCGGCGAGTCGTGACCGCGCGAGTCCAGGCCGCCGTATCGGAGGTTGATCGGCATCGTCAGCATGACCAGCGGCACGCGGGCTTCGGCACAGAGCGCCACGACGGCGCGCACATTATTCTCGAAGTTGTCTTCGATTTTCCGCAGGTCGGGGTCTTGCGGTGTGAACAACGGTCGCGCGGCGAAATCCGGCGGACGAAGTAGAGCCTTTTTCAGCAGGCGGTATGCGATCCATTCGTGCAGCGCCTCGTTGAAACGGCTTGGCGGCAGGCTGCCCTCGTTGTTGCCCGTGCCGACGACGACCAGGTCCGGCTCCACGGCAAGAAACGCCTTCAACACCTTGAGGCAGCGCGTGGAATCTTGGCCCGCCGCGCTGAGGTTGAGCACTTCGAAACGCCGCGACGGATAGCGCTGGGTAAGTTCGAGTTGCAGCCAATGGGGGATCCCCGCCTCGCCGGGCATCGCCATTCCCGGTTTGGTGTAGGGGAAGCCCATGAGGAATGACCCGCCGATTGCGAGGATGCGAAAGCTCCGCGCGTCTTTTACGGCGGGCAGGGTGCCGGTGAGCATGTCGACGCCGCCGATCACCCAGGTGTCGCCGCGTTTCTCCAGCAGGTGTACGGGCGGGTGCTGAACGCGGTCATCCACGCGCTCCGAGGCGATGTAACCGCCGCGCTCCAACCACGTGAGAATCACCGTCCCGACAACGGCGACCGCCGCGAGCACGAGTAGCGCAAAAACGATTTTCTTGCCGGAAGAAAGCATCGCTCCTGCATAACCGTATCTCGACGTCATCTCAAGTCCCGGCGAACGAGGACCGACGGCTCAACTTGTTCCGACACCGCCTTGCTTCGCCCAGCCGCGAATATTAGTCTTCGCAACCCGTGATGCCCAACGGCTCGGCGATCACTTTTGCGACTGGAGACGCCATGTTTCGACTTTTGCAGGAAATCAACACGCGGCCGGCGCCCTTTGCGTGCTACGGGGCCGCGGATCTTTGGACGGACGAGCACATTTCGTCGCGAATGCTGCAATTCCATCTTGACGATTCGATTGACGCCGCGTCGCGTAATTCGCGGTTCATTGAGCGCTCGGTGGGTTGGATGATCTCCCGCTTTGGCCTTAACGAAACCAAGAATGTGGCGGATTTCGGCTGCGGACCGGGGTTGTATACGACGCGCCTGGCCCAATCGGACGCGGCGGTCACAGGTATCGACTTTTCCGAACGCTCCATTCGATACGCCCAGGAGACAGCACGGCGCGGCGGGTTGTCGGTCGACCACGTGTGTGCGGACTATCTAGAATACGAAACCGGCAAGCGCTTCGATTTGATCACCATGATCATGTGCGATTTTTGTGCGCTCGGCCCGGCTCAACGTCGCGCGCTGCTAACGAAGTTCTTTTCGTTACTAAAACCAGGCGGCGAAGTGCTTTTTGACGCGTACTCCCTTCACGCTTTTGACGACCGCGAAGAGCAGATCACGCACGCCCCGCAACTCATGGACGGGTTTTGGTCGGCCGCGCCGTACTTCGGTTTCTTGAACACGTTCAAATATGAGCAGGAAAAAGTCATGCTCGACAAGTACACGATCATCGAGGCGGCGCGAACGCGGGTGATCTACAACTGGCTACAGTACTTCGATCAAGATTCGCTCAAAAAAGAGATCGAAGACTGCGGTCTCGTGGTTCAAGAATTCCTGAGCGACGTCGTAGGCAAAGGCTTCGATCCGGCTTCTCACGAGTTCGCCGTCATTGCCGCAAAGCCCGCCGGGGCGTGAGCAGCGAATCGAATAGCGACATTGGGCGCAACGGCTATCGATCGTTTTCAGGAGATTGCCGGTTCGTTGTCTCACGGCCTTGGCACGCTTCACGGTACCCGATAATCTCGGACTGCGGCCGACTGGTGGCACTCAACCCGCAACCCCGGAGCCCGGCGATGCATAAGTTGATAACTCGGTTCTTGTTGATTCTTTTGGTGTCCGTAATCGCGTGCGGCGTTATGGGTTGTGCCCAGGACGAGGATTCCTCCTCCGATGACGATGCGGCCGAGGACCCTACGCCGGGCGACGACGACGACGATAATGACGACAACGACGATGACGACGATAACGACGACGATGACGACAACGACAATGACGACGTCTTTCCGCCCGAAGAGCAGGATCCCTTCATGGAACGCGGTACGATCCTCCCGCCGAACTCCCTTGAGTGCTATCCCGTAGGCGGCCCGCCGCAGTTTAACTGCAACCACCATTCATCCAGCGTCGTCGAGTTACCCGATGGCGCGATGGCCGCGGTCTGGTACCACGGCGAGCGCGAAAAATCGCTCGACTCCCGCGTCGTTTGGTCGCGCCTCGAACCGGGCGAGGACGACTGGACCACGCCCGAGGTTTTGTTCGATGACCCCGAGCGCTCGGAGGGTAATCCGACCTTGTGGGTGGATGACGGCGACCGAATGCTCCTTTTCTTCCCGAGCATCTATGGGGAAGCCTGGAACGACGCGCGACCGCGCATGATCCGCTCCGAAGACGGCGGGCTGTCGTGGTCGCCTCCCGTTTTACTGCGCGACGGGCCGTGTTGGATGGTGCGTCACGCTCCGGTGCGGTTGGCCGGCGGCGATCTGCTGCTGCCGCTGTACAACGAATGCCTTGCGTATCCGGTGTACATTCGCTCCACGGACGGGTTCCAGACCTGGGTGGAAGAGCCGCATTTGGACTTGGACTATTACTTCGGCCACCTGGGCCAGATCCAGCCGTCGGCTGTTGTGTTTGACGACGGCATGATTTCAGTGATTACGCGCGACGGGTTGCCCTTTCATCGCATCGGGCGCACCACGAGTGACGATAACGGCGCGACGTGGTCGGCCTCGACGCGGTTGTCGCTGCCCAACAGCGGCACGGGCGTGGATCAGGTTCTGCTACTCGACGGGCACGTAGTCGTCGCCTACAACGATAGTCCGGACAGCCGTTTTCCCTTGACTGCCGCGTTGAGCCGCGACCGCGGCGAGACTTTCGTCGCCGTTCGCAATCTGAACGACGAGTGCGACGATGTGTCGTGCAGCTATTCCTACCCATCGATCACCCAAAACACGCACGACGGCACGATATGGGTCACGTATTCCGTCAACCGGGAGACCATCGGTTGGGTGCATTTTAATGAAGCGTGGTTAATTCAATAGGTTCGCCGCCGGTCGCTCTTGCCAAACAAGCGACAAGTCGCGTATGCAAAACACACAAGGAGGCGCTTCACTTTGGCTTTTTTCGCACTGGCTGATTTGCATCTCGGGTTTGCCGTGGACAAGCCGATGGACGTCTTCGGCCCGCAATGGGAAAACCACGCCGCGAAAATCGCCGCCAAGTGGGCCGAAGTCGTTGCGGCCGATGACGTCGTACTCCTCCCGGGCGACACGTCCTGGGCCATGCGGTTATCCGAAGTGCAGCCCGATTTGGCCTTCATCGCCGACTTGCCGGGACGGAAAATCCTCTTACGCGGCAACCACGATTATTGGTGGAACTCCATCAACAAGGTTCGCGCCGTTCTACCTCCGGGGATGAGCGCCATCCAGAACGATCACCTGATGGTCAACGGCTGGGCGGTGTGCGGTGCGCGCGGCTGGAACATTCCCAATTCCGGGCTGCCGGGCGAAGACGACCCGAAGATTTTCCTGCGCGAGCGTAATCGATTGGAGATGAGCCTGAACTCGGCGCCGCCGGGAGCGCCGAAAGTCGTGATGATGCATTTTCCGCCCGCCTTGGCGGTGGGCGACGAGCCGGGTTTTGTGGATTTGCTCGAGCGGCACGACGTCGTGCTATGCGTCTACGGACACCTCCACGGGACGCGCGACCATGCTTTGGGCCTGCAGGGCGTGCGAAACGGCGTGCGCTACGTGCTTTGCGCCGCCGACGCCGTTGACTTCACGCCCGTTCGCTTACCGCTCGAATCTATTGCATCAGGCGGCCAATCCGATATATTGAATAAAACCTCGTAGGGTCAACATGCGGAAACTTTGTTTCATTTTAACGCTACTTCTCGCGACGCCGCTGCTCGCCTGGGCCGAGCCCGGGCCGACGCCTACGCGTTGCGGCTTCTCTCTTGGACTTGGTGCCGGAATCGGCATACCCACCGAAGCCGACGTCGCCGATGAAATCCCGTATACGTGGATGAGTGAATTGGAAGCCAAGTGGTATCTTTGGAAGCCCTTTTCCCTGGCCGGTGGATTCGGTTTTCTTTATGCCGAGGGCGAACCGGAACGCATGGAGTGGCATGGCGACTGGGTCGATTTGGACGAGCCCGGCACGTCGTTTTGGCGCTCGCTTTGGTTCGACGGCATTTTCCGAATCGAGATCGGCCGTAACTGGCGTTTCAACCCTTATCTCGGCGGCGGCGTCGGTTATCGGTACAACACGCTGGAGCGCAGGGGCACGTATCGCGACATGCAGGTTGCCGATTACTACGATGAATGGATACCCGGCTATCTGGCGCTGGTCGGCTACGACTTCGCGTTCGACAAGTTCATCGCGCTCAAGATGGAAGGGCGCTGGCGGATCGTACCCACGGACAATACTTTCGTCGACGAACTCGACCAGGGCGTGTGGCAAGGGTTGATCGGCGTTCAAATTTATCTCTAACGGAAACCATGAACCGCACCTATCGACTTATTTGGCTGCTTTTTGCCGTGCTTCTCGCGCTGACGTTGGGTCTGCTCGGCGGGTGCGACAAAAACACGGGAGATACCGACAACGGCGGTCCGGGAAAAGCCTTTCCGCGATTACCCGCCGACGTGCCTCTTTATCCAACGGGTAAAATCGTCCAACGGGTCCACGACGCCGACGGCGCCTTTCAAGTGCGTCTGATCACCACCGCTTCGCCCGAGGACATCATCAACTTTTACGAGAAGCGACTTCGGCCTTTTGGCTGGCGCGAAATCAGCCGCATCAACGAGACGCCTTATTACTTGGTGTACAAAAAAGGGTCGCGGTACGTCGAGATTTCCGTCCTCCCCACGGAAAATCCTGAAGAAGTGCTCCACGTTCTTAACCTCGGGACACGCTGATGCCGGACAAAATCCTGGCCTCGGCCTGGCGCCGTTACGGCCGTCCGGACCGCTTCGGCGTGGCGTTCTCCGGCGGCGGTGACAGCATGGCGCTGCTCGTGGCGGCTCACGCCGTCGCCCGGAAGGTTGGGGCAACGTTGGTTGCGTTACATGTCGACCACGCGTTGCGTCCGGAATCGGCATCGGAAGCGGAAGTGTGTCGAGCGCAGGCGGATCGCTTGGGGGTCGCCTTTCAAATGGCGAGGTTGCAGCCCGGCCAACTCAGCGGCAACATCCACGACTCCGCGCGCGGTGCCCGCTATGAGGCGCTTTCACGCATGGCGGACGAGGAAAGCCTGGCGGCCGTGTTTACCGCTCACACCTTGGACGATCAGGTCGAGACGATCTTTCATCGCATTCTTCGCGGCACCGGCCCGAGCGGCTTGCGGGGAATCGGCGAGGAATACGGCGTCTTCCGCCGTCCTTGGCTGGGGATGAGACGCGAGACCTTGCGCGCGTACCTCAAGGCGGCCAGTTTCGAATGGCTCGAAGACCCCTCCAACGACGACCCTCGGTACCTCCGCACCCGCATTCGGCAGACGATGCTGCCGCTCGCGGAGGAGATCGGTGGGGCGAAAGCGTGGGAGGCGATCGGCCGGTTGGCGGAAATCGCACACGGCGAGCGCGAAGTTCTTGAGGAATTGGCGGCCGCCGACCTCGCCGATTGCCGGGTGGGCCGGGCGCTGCGGGTCGATCGGCTCCAGCAGTTTTCCGAACCACGGCGTTTTCTCGTATTGCGGCGCTGGCTGGCCGAGGACGGGATTGTGCCCCCGAGACACGTCGTGGAGGATCTGGACCATCTAGCGACCGCGCCGGGGCCCGCGGGGCCGGTGGCGATTCCCGGCGGTGGTAAAATCGTTCGTGATTACGAATTGTTGAACCGACAAGACGAAGGCGTTGTCTACCCATTGTGGGATCCGTTTCCCGCTGCCGCTGAAGGCGTCTTTACGTTCGCCGACGGCCGGCTGGAGTTGGACGTGAGGGCCGATGCTGATGCGGCTCCGGACATCGTATTGGTGACCGATTCGCTCATGCGGGCAGCGCAGTGGAGGCCGGCATGGCCTGGGGCGCGGATTCAGCCGATCGGCATGGAGGGGCGGGTCAAATGCTCCGATTTGTTCGGCAACGAGAAAATTCCGCGGGATTTACGGCTGGTATGGCCTTTATTGGCTCGAGACGATAGTGTATTGCTGGTTCCGGGGCTCAGATCGGCCAAGGCCTTGATATCGCACCGAGA
The window above is part of the Candidatus Lernaella stagnicola genome. Proteins encoded here:
- a CDS encoding class I SAM-dependent methyltransferase; translated protein: MFRLLQEINTRPAPFACYGAADLWTDEHISSRMLQFHLDDSIDAASRNSRFIERSVGWMISRFGLNETKNVADFGCGPGLYTTRLAQSDAAVTGIDFSERSIRYAQETARRGGLSVDHVCADYLEYETGKRFDLITMIMCDFCALGPAQRRALLTKFFSLLKPGGEVLFDAYSLHAFDDREEQITHAPQLMDGFWSAAPYFGFLNTFKYEQEKVMLDKYTIIEAARTRVIYNWLQYFDQDSLKKEIEDCGLVVQEFLSDVVGKGFDPASHEFAVIAAKPAGA
- a CDS encoding exo-alpha-sialidase, which translates into the protein MHKLITRFLLILLVSVIACGVMGCAQDEDSSSDDDAAEDPTPGDDDDDNDDNDDDDDNDDDDDNDNDDVFPPEEQDPFMERGTILPPNSLECYPVGGPPQFNCNHHSSSVVELPDGAMAAVWYHGEREKSLDSRVVWSRLEPGEDDWTTPEVLFDDPERSEGNPTLWVDDGDRMLLFFPSIYGEAWNDARPRMIRSEDGGLSWSPPVLLRDGPCWMVRHAPVRLAGGDLLLPLYNECLAYPVYIRSTDGFQTWVEEPHLDLDYYFGHLGQIQPSAVVFDDGMISVITRDGLPFHRIGRTTSDDNGATWSASTRLSLPNSGTGVDQVLLLDGHVVVAYNDSPDSRFPLTAALSRDRGETFVAVRNLNDECDDVSCSYSYPSITQNTHDGTIWVTYSVNRETIGWVHFNEAWLIQ
- a CDS encoding metallophosphoesterase; translation: MAFFALADLHLGFAVDKPMDVFGPQWENHAAKIAAKWAEVVAADDVVLLPGDTSWAMRLSEVQPDLAFIADLPGRKILLRGNHDYWWNSINKVRAVLPPGMSAIQNDHLMVNGWAVCGARGWNIPNSGLPGEDDPKIFLRERNRLEMSLNSAPPGAPKVVMMHFPPALAVGDEPGFVDLLERHDVVLCVYGHLHGTRDHALGLQGVRNGVRYVLCAADAVDFTPVRLPLESIASGGQSDILNKTS
- the tilS gene encoding tRNA lysidine(34) synthetase TilS; protein product: MPDKILASAWRRYGRPDRFGVAFSGGGDSMALLVAAHAVARKVGATLVALHVDHALRPESASEAEVCRAQADRLGVAFQMARLQPGQLSGNIHDSARGARYEALSRMADEESLAAVFTAHTLDDQVETIFHRILRGTGPSGLRGIGEEYGVFRRPWLGMRRETLRAYLKAASFEWLEDPSNDDPRYLRTRIRQTMLPLAEEIGGAKAWEAIGRLAEIAHGEREVLEELAAADLADCRVGRALRVDRLQQFSEPRRFLVLRRWLAEDGIVPPRHVVEDLDHLATAPGPAGPVAIPGGGKIVRDYELLNRQDEGVVYPLWDPFPAAAEGVFTFADGRLELDVRADADAAPDIVLVTDSLMRAAQWRPAWPGARIQPIGMEGRVKCSDLFGNEKIPRDLRLVWPLLARDDSVLLVPGLRSAKALISHRENEKTWAVRFKWLY